In Achromobacter xylosoxidans A8, a single window of DNA contains:
- the atpD gene encoding F0F1 ATP synthase subunit beta encodes MSNGTIVQCIGAVVDIQFPRDHMPKIYEALTLADEGSSFAEKGLTLEVQQQLGDGVVRTIALGSSDGLRRGMKVTGTGAPISVPVGTGTLGRIMDVLGRPIDEAGPIQHEEKRGIHQPAPRFDELSPSVELLETGIKVIDLVCPFAKGGKVGLFGGAGVGKTVNMMELINNIAKQHSGLSVFAGVGERTREGNDFYHEMEESNVLDKVAMVFGQMNEPPGNRLRVALTGLTMAEKFRDEGRDILFFVDNIYRYTLAGTEVSALLGRMPSAVGYQPTLAEEMGKLQERITSTKTGSITSIQAVYVPADDLTDPSPATTFQHLDSTVVLSRDIAALGIYPAVDPLDSSSRQLDPQVVGEEHYAVARGVQQTLQRYKELRDIIAILGMDELSPEDKQAVARARKIQRFLSQPFHVAEVFTGSPGKYVPLAETIRGFKMIVNGECDALPEQAFYMVGSIDEAFEKAKKLQ; translated from the coding sequence ATGAGCAACGGAACCATCGTTCAGTGCATCGGCGCCGTGGTGGATATTCAGTTCCCCCGCGATCACATGCCCAAGATTTACGAAGCGCTTACCCTGGCCGACGAGGGTTCCTCGTTCGCCGAAAAGGGTCTGACGCTGGAAGTGCAGCAACAGCTGGGCGACGGCGTGGTGCGTACCATTGCGCTGGGCTCCAGCGACGGCCTGCGCCGCGGCATGAAGGTCACGGGCACGGGCGCCCCGATCTCGGTGCCCGTCGGCACCGGCACGCTGGGCCGCATCATGGACGTGCTGGGTCGTCCCATTGACGAAGCCGGCCCCATTCAGCACGAAGAAAAGCGCGGCATTCACCAGCCGGCTCCCCGTTTCGACGAACTGTCGCCGTCGGTGGAACTGCTGGAAACCGGCATCAAGGTTATTGACCTGGTTTGCCCGTTCGCCAAGGGCGGCAAGGTCGGCCTGTTCGGCGGCGCCGGCGTGGGCAAGACCGTCAACATGATGGAACTGATCAACAACATCGCCAAGCAGCACAGCGGCTTGTCGGTGTTCGCCGGCGTGGGTGAGCGTACCCGCGAAGGCAACGACTTCTACCACGAAATGGAAGAGTCGAACGTTCTGGACAAGGTTGCGATGGTGTTCGGTCAGATGAACGAACCCCCGGGCAACCGTCTGCGCGTGGCGCTGACCGGCCTGACCATGGCCGAGAAGTTCCGCGACGAAGGCCGCGACATCCTGTTCTTCGTGGACAACATCTACCGCTACACCCTGGCCGGTACGGAAGTGTCCGCACTGCTGGGCCGTATGCCGTCGGCGGTGGGTTACCAGCCCACGCTGGCCGAAGAAATGGGCAAGCTGCAAGAGCGCATCACGTCGACCAAGACCGGCTCGATCACCTCGATCCAGGCCGTGTACGTCCCTGCGGACGACTTGACCGACCCGTCGCCTGCCACGACCTTCCAGCATTTGGACTCGACCGTCGTGCTGTCGCGTGACATCGCCGCTCTGGGTATCTACCCGGCCGTGGACCCGCTGGATTCGTCCAGCCGCCAGCTCGACCCGCAAGTCGTGGGCGAAGAGCACTACGCCGTTGCCCGTGGCGTGCAGCAAACGCTGCAGCGCTACAAGGAACTGCGCGACATCATCGCGATTCTGGGCATGGACGAACTGTCGCCGGAAGACAAGCAGGCCGTGGCCCGCGCTCGCAAGATCCAGCGCTTCCTGTCGCAGCCGTTCCACGTTGCTGAAGTGTTTACCGGTTCGCCCGGCAAGTACGTTCCGCTGGCCGAAACCATCCGTGGTTTCAAGATGATCGTGAACGGCGAGTGCGATGCACTGCCGGAACAGGCCTTCTACATGGTCGGCTCGATCGACGAGGCCTTCGAGAAGGCCAAGAAACTGCAATAA
- a CDS encoding F0F1 ATP synthase subunit epsilon has protein sequence MATLHVDVVSAEEAIFSGEAKFVVLPGEAGELGILPGHTPLISRIRPGTVKIVRADQGEENIFVAGGILEVQPGSVTVLADTAIRAADLDEARALEARQKAEQALANAKDKADIAVVEAELAMLAAQAIAARKLRQGGRSH, from the coding sequence ATGGCTACCCTGCATGTGGATGTCGTCAGCGCAGAGGAAGCGATCTTCTCCGGTGAGGCGAAGTTCGTGGTGCTGCCTGGCGAAGCGGGTGAACTGGGCATTCTGCCCGGCCACACCCCGCTGATTTCGCGCATACGCCCCGGGACGGTCAAGATCGTTCGTGCCGACCAAGGCGAGGAAAACATCTTCGTCGCCGGGGGCATTCTGGAAGTGCAGCCGGGCAGCGTGACGGTTCTGGCCGACACGGCTATCCGTGCCGCCGACCTGGACGAAGCCCGCGCCCTGGAAGCGCGCCAGAAGGCCGAACAGGCCCTGGCCAACGCCAAGGACAAGGCGGACATCGCCGTGGTCGAAGCCGAACTCGCCATGCTGGCTGCGCAAGCCATCGCGGCGCGCAAGCTGCGCCAAGGCGGCCGTTCGCACTAA
- a CDS encoding helix-turn-helix domain-containing protein, with protein MRDLVAQHPARQMRVRLHLVSLSPVRYAAAGAASRDTSADAAADAVPEAPVPEADVQALARLAVALRRYDCCILPVAPSSLAWTRMALQQADAVLTTPLLLLISDVKAPAIEDLLSLGASDFETQPACRESLRVRLGRLARAAQGRGTARVEIREPATMYREARPQAGAGGLPRPAALRARVASDLVDHAVPGPRHQHPRLAHESFRIAKARVVDGFERDYIRLALSRHGGNVAQAARACCKHRRAFWALMRKHGIEAAPYRQAAQEQGA; from the coding sequence ATGCGCGATCTGGTTGCGCAGCACCCGGCCAGGCAGATGCGTGTGCGGCTGCACCTGGTATCGCTGAGTCCGGTGCGTTATGCCGCCGCTGGCGCGGCGTCCCGCGATACGTCCGCAGATGCGGCGGCTGACGCCGTGCCTGAAGCCCCGGTCCCGGAAGCGGACGTGCAGGCGCTGGCGCGGTTGGCTGTGGCGCTCAGGCGCTATGACTGCTGCATCCTGCCCGTGGCACCGTCTTCGCTGGCCTGGACGCGCATGGCCTTGCAGCAGGCCGACGCCGTGTTGACTACCCCGTTGCTGTTGCTGATCTCGGACGTGAAGGCGCCCGCCATCGAAGACCTGCTGAGCCTGGGCGCATCGGATTTCGAGACGCAGCCCGCCTGCCGGGAGAGCCTGCGGGTGCGGCTCGGTCGCCTGGCCCGCGCCGCGCAGGGGCGCGGCACGGCGCGGGTAGAGATCCGTGAGCCCGCGACGATGTACCGCGAGGCGCGGCCTCAGGCAGGCGCGGGCGGATTACCTCGTCCCGCAGCCTTGCGCGCCCGGGTGGCGTCCGATCTTGTCGATCACGCCGTGCCCGGCCCGCGTCATCAACACCCGCGGCTCGCGCACGAATCCTTCCGGATCGCGAAGGCGCGGGTGGTGGACGGCTTCGAGCGCGACTACATCCGGCTTGCGCTGTCGCGTCATGGCGGCAACGTGGCGCAGGCGGCGCGGGCCTGCTGCAAGCACCGGCGGGCCTTCTGGGCGCTGATGCGCAAGCACGGCATCGAGGCGGCGCCGTACCGGCAGGCCGCGCAGGAGCAGGGTGCCTGA
- the hemE gene encoding uroporphyrinogen decarboxylase, with protein MSASVLKNDVFLRSLLREPVPYTPIWLMRQAGRYLPEYRQTRARAGSFMGLAQNPEYASEVTLQPLERFDLDAAILFSDILTVPHAMGLGLDFAEGEGPRFARPVRTEEDVARLEVPDMDKLRYVFDAVRTIRRDLDGKVPLIGFAGSPWTIACYMVEGQGSDDYRLIKTMLYARPDLLHRILEINAEATLQYLNAQIDAGAQAVMLFDSWGGVLADGLFQQFSLAYTRKVVAGLKREHEGRRVPAIVFTKGGGQWLEQIAACGADAVGLDWTVDLAAARRRTGDSVAFQGNLDPMALFGGGPAIRAEARRVLDAFGPVGKGGHVFNLGHGISRFTPPEAVAELVDEVHQHSRSLRG; from the coding sequence GTGTCTGCTTCCGTACTGAAGAACGATGTGTTCTTGCGCTCGCTGTTGCGCGAGCCCGTGCCCTACACCCCGATCTGGCTGATGCGCCAGGCCGGCCGCTACTTGCCCGAGTACCGCCAGACGCGGGCCCGTGCGGGTTCCTTCATGGGCCTCGCGCAGAATCCGGAGTACGCCTCGGAAGTCACGCTGCAGCCGCTGGAGCGTTTCGACCTGGACGCGGCCATCCTGTTCTCGGACATCCTGACGGTGCCGCACGCCATGGGCCTGGGCCTGGATTTCGCCGAAGGCGAGGGGCCGCGCTTCGCGCGTCCGGTGCGTACCGAGGAAGACGTGGCGCGCCTGGAAGTGCCGGACATGGACAAGCTGCGCTATGTCTTCGACGCCGTGCGCACGATCCGGCGCGACCTGGACGGCAAGGTCCCGCTGATCGGCTTTGCCGGCAGCCCCTGGACCATCGCCTGCTACATGGTGGAAGGCCAGGGCAGCGATGATTACCGCCTGATCAAGACCATGCTGTATGCGCGTCCCGACCTGCTGCACCGCATACTCGAGATCAACGCCGAAGCCACGCTGCAGTACCTGAACGCGCAGATCGACGCGGGCGCGCAAGCCGTGATGCTGTTCGACAGCTGGGGCGGCGTGCTGGCCGACGGCCTGTTCCAGCAGTTTTCGCTGGCCTACACCCGCAAGGTCGTGGCCGGCCTGAAGCGCGAACACGAAGGCCGCCGCGTGCCGGCCATTGTCTTCACCAAAGGCGGCGGCCAATGGCTGGAACAGATTGCCGCCTGCGGCGCCGACGCCGTGGGCCTGGACTGGACGGTGGATCTGGCCGCCGCGCGGCGCCGCACCGGGGACTCGGTGGCGTTCCAGGGCAACCTGGATCCCATGGCTTTGTTCGGCGGCGGACCCGCCATCCGGGCCGAGGCGCGGCGCGTGCTGGATGCCTTCGGACCGGTGGGCAAGGGCGGCCACGTGTTCAATCTGGGGCACGGAATTTCGCGCTTTACTCCGCCGGAAGCCGTAGCCGAATTGGTGGATGAAGTCCACCAGCACAGCCGTTCGCTGCGGGGGTAA
- a CDS encoding primosomal protein N', whose product MSEAQPNTTPAVCWVRVALDVPLPGPFDYRSEAPVTVGLRVIVPFGRRKLIGVVVENPAEPSFDPKQIRPIEEVLDDLPPFDEDWLRLARFAADYYQRPLGEVMLPTLPPPLRKPTAYQGKRSAGGPVARLDGRKRKAARTPAQADQPPELNDAQREAVDTIGALNGFKPVLLHGVTGSGKTEVYLRAAEKVLAAGRQVLLMVPEINLTPQLESALRARLEALVGPDGLAVMHSGLSDGERLQAWARAQRGEARMLLGTRMSVFAPLGQLGLIVVDEEHDASYKQQDGLRYSARDLAVWRAHDLGIPVVLGSATPSLETWQHAERGRYLRLTLPGRARASSLPSMRLVDTRRLQLKHGMSPQLLDALAQRLERKEQSLIFLNRRGYSPVLHCQSCAWVSNCPRCTAFTVLHRTDGRGHRLQCHHCGYQAPVPRACPECGDQDLAPMGRGTQRVEEHLAELFPEARILRIDADSTRKKGSAEALFASVHAGEVDILVGTQMVAKGHDFARLGLVGVLNADSMLFAHDFRAPERLFAQLMQVAGRAGRHQGNGEVLIQTGYPEQPVYQALLRHDYAGFARHALHERESTGLPPFVYQALLTAEARELKVAQEFLERARSLPEGEWAADFPGLDAIMLYDPVPLRVVRVANIERAQLLAESSSRPALQAFLASWSHHLPYLANEARVRWQLEVDPLEI is encoded by the coding sequence ATGTCTGAAGCGCAGCCAAATACGACCCCCGCGGTCTGCTGGGTGCGCGTGGCGCTGGACGTGCCCTTGCCCGGCCCGTTCGACTACCGCAGCGAGGCGCCGGTGACGGTCGGCCTGCGGGTCATCGTGCCGTTCGGCCGCCGCAAGCTGATCGGTGTGGTGGTGGAAAACCCGGCCGAACCGTCCTTCGACCCGAAGCAGATCCGGCCGATCGAAGAGGTGCTGGACGACTTGCCGCCGTTCGATGAGGACTGGCTGCGCCTGGCCCGGTTTGCTGCGGACTACTATCAGCGGCCACTGGGCGAGGTGATGCTGCCGACCTTGCCGCCGCCGCTGCGCAAGCCCACGGCCTATCAGGGCAAGCGCTCGGCCGGCGGACCGGTGGCGCGGCTGGACGGACGCAAGCGCAAGGCTGCGCGCACGCCGGCCCAGGCCGATCAGCCGCCGGAACTCAATGACGCCCAACGCGAGGCGGTGGACACCATAGGCGCGCTGAACGGGTTCAAGCCCGTGCTGCTGCACGGTGTGACGGGCAGCGGCAAGACCGAGGTCTACCTGCGGGCGGCCGAGAAGGTCCTGGCGGCAGGACGCCAAGTACTGCTGATGGTGCCCGAAATCAATCTGACGCCGCAGCTGGAAAGCGCGCTGCGCGCGCGTCTGGAGGCGCTGGTCGGGCCGGATGGCCTGGCGGTGATGCATAGCGGCCTGTCCGATGGCGAACGCCTGCAGGCCTGGGCCCGCGCCCAGCGCGGCGAGGCGCGCATGTTGCTGGGCACGCGCATGTCGGTGTTCGCGCCGCTGGGCCAGTTGGGCCTGATCGTGGTGGACGAGGAGCACGACGCGTCCTACAAGCAGCAGGACGGCCTGCGCTATTCGGCGCGCGATCTGGCGGTGTGGCGCGCCCATGACCTGGGCATCCCGGTGGTGCTGGGATCGGCCACGCCGTCGCTGGAGACCTGGCAGCATGCCGAGCGCGGCCGCTACCTGCGCCTGACCCTGCCGGGCCGGGCGCGCGCCAGCAGTCTGCCGTCGATGCGGCTGGTGGACACGCGCCGCCTGCAACTGAAGCATGGCATGTCGCCGCAGCTGCTGGACGCCCTTGCGCAGCGGCTGGAGCGCAAGGAGCAGTCACTCATCTTCCTGAACCGGCGCGGCTATTCGCCGGTGCTGCATTGCCAGTCCTGCGCCTGGGTCAGCAATTGCCCGCGTTGCACCGCGTTCACCGTGCTGCATCGCACCGATGGCCGTGGCCACCGGCTGCAATGCCATCACTGCGGCTATCAGGCCCCGGTGCCGCGCGCTTGTCCCGAATGCGGCGACCAGGACTTGGCGCCCATGGGGCGCGGCACGCAGCGCGTCGAAGAACACCTGGCGGAATTGTTTCCCGAAGCCCGCATCCTGCGCATCGACGCCGACAGCACGCGTAAGAAGGGCAGCGCCGAGGCGCTGTTTGCCTCGGTGCACGCGGGCGAGGTGGACATCCTGGTGGGCACGCAGATGGTGGCCAAGGGCCATGATTTCGCCCGCCTTGGACTGGTGGGCGTGCTGAATGCGGACTCGATGCTGTTCGCGCACGACTTCCGCGCGCCGGAGCGCCTGTTCGCGCAGCTGATGCAGGTGGCGGGCCGGGCCGGCCGCCACCAGGGCAACGGCGAGGTGCTGATACAGACCGGCTACCCCGAGCAGCCGGTCTATCAGGCGCTGCTGCGGCACGATTACGCGGGCTTCGCCCGCCATGCTCTGCACGAGCGCGAAAGCACCGGCTTGCCGCCTTTCGTCTACCAGGCGCTCCTGACCGCCGAGGCGCGCGAACTGAAGGTGGCCCAGGAGTTCCTGGAGCGGGCGCGAAGCTTGCCGGAAGGGGAGTGGGCGGCCGACTTTCCGGGCCTGGACGCCATCATGCTGTACGACCCGGTGCCGTTGCGGGTGGTGCGCGTCGCCAACATCGAGCGCGCCCAGCTGTTGGCGGAAAGCAGCAGCCGCCCGGCTTTGCAGGCCTTCCTGGCGTCCTGGTCGCACCACCTGCCGTACCTCGCCAATGAGGCGCGCGTGCGCTGGCAGCTGGAAGTCGATCCGCTGGAAATCTGA
- a CDS encoding UvrD-helicase domain-containing protein, with protein MSASEPIAQGMNPAQREAVLYLDGPCLVLAGAGSGKTRVITQKIAYLLRECGYMGRNVVALTFTNKAAREMDERVKTLVDRKLSKGLIISTFHSLGVKMLREEARNAGLKPTFSILDADDAMAIIQELLNTTDKGRLRHVQGIISLWKNGLMEPDDAAREAITPADVEAANVYRSYAATLAAYQAVDFDDLIRIPALLLANNEEVRTRWQNRVRYLLVDEYQDTNVCQYRLVQLLTGSRAMFTAVGDDDQAIYAWRGATIENLAKLTTDYPNIKLIKLEQNYRSVQRILAAANQVIEKNPKLFDKKLWSDLGVGEPILVSAMDGEEQEAESIAMKVSASRFERQAQWKDFAILYRSNHQSRILEQALRNLKIPYTISGGQSFFDKTEVRDVLAYLRILANDEDDPAFIRAATTPKRGIGQATLQTLGQYAASRELSLLAAVAETGLESQLAPRQLEPLRTFTEFIRRMQWRAGRGAASGKDAAPAEPAGVLLDDLLEAIQYERYLYELFEERPAQTRWQNVLELTGWLKRKAEEDNMTLFDLVQHVALVTMLERGEEEEPDAVKMSTLHASKGLEYPHVYLAGVEEGLLPHLGKDDEVGDPARAAENLASRIQEERRLMYVGITRAQRSLNLSWCKRRRRAREDLVREPSRFIEEMGLGDVRVQEDEATAAMNPKERMAMLKALLKK; from the coding sequence ATGTCCGCCAGCGAACCTATAGCCCAAGGCATGAACCCCGCTCAACGCGAAGCGGTGCTGTACCTGGACGGCCCCTGCCTGGTGCTGGCCGGCGCCGGCAGCGGCAAGACCCGCGTGATCACGCAGAAGATCGCGTACCTGCTGCGCGAGTGCGGCTACATGGGCCGCAACGTGGTGGCGCTGACCTTCACCAACAAGGCCGCGCGCGAGATGGACGAGCGCGTCAAGACCTTGGTGGACCGCAAGCTGTCCAAAGGCTTGATCATCAGCACTTTCCATTCGCTGGGCGTGAAGATGCTGCGCGAGGAAGCGCGCAACGCGGGCCTGAAGCCGACCTTCTCCATCCTGGACGCCGACGATGCCATGGCCATCATCCAGGAACTGCTGAACACCACCGACAAGGGCCGGCTGCGCCACGTGCAGGGCATCATCTCGCTGTGGAAGAACGGGCTGATGGAGCCGGACGACGCCGCGCGCGAGGCCATCACGCCGGCGGACGTGGAAGCGGCCAACGTCTACCGCAGCTATGCGGCCACGCTGGCCGCCTACCAGGCGGTGGACTTCGACGACCTGATCCGCATCCCGGCGCTGTTGCTGGCCAACAATGAAGAAGTACGCACGCGCTGGCAGAACCGCGTGCGCTACCTGCTGGTGGACGAATACCAGGACACCAACGTCTGTCAGTACCGTCTGGTGCAGTTGCTGACGGGCTCGCGCGCCATGTTCACGGCGGTGGGCGACGACGACCAGGCAATCTACGCCTGGCGCGGCGCCACCATCGAAAACCTGGCCAAGCTGACCACCGACTACCCCAACATCAAGCTGATCAAGCTGGAGCAGAACTACCGTTCGGTGCAGCGCATCCTGGCGGCGGCGAACCAGGTGATCGAAAAGAACCCCAAGCTGTTCGACAAGAAACTCTGGTCCGATCTGGGCGTGGGCGAGCCCATCCTGGTGTCGGCCATGGACGGCGAGGAACAGGAGGCGGAATCCATCGCCATGAAGGTGTCGGCCTCGCGCTTCGAGCGCCAGGCGCAATGGAAGGACTTCGCCATCCTGTACCGCAGCAACCATCAGTCGCGCATCCTGGAGCAGGCGCTGCGCAACCTGAAGATTCCGTACACGATCTCGGGCGGCCAGAGCTTTTTCGACAAGACCGAAGTGCGCGACGTGCTGGCCTATCTGCGCATCCTGGCCAATGACGAAGACGATCCGGCCTTCATCCGCGCGGCCACCACGCCCAAGCGCGGCATCGGCCAGGCCACCTTGCAGACGTTGGGGCAGTACGCCGCCAGCCGCGAGCTGTCCCTGCTGGCGGCGGTCGCCGAGACCGGCCTGGAAAGCCAGTTGGCGCCGCGCCAGCTGGAGCCGCTGCGCACCTTCACCGAGTTCATCCGCCGCATGCAGTGGCGCGCCGGTCGCGGCGCGGCCTCGGGCAAGGACGCCGCGCCCGCCGAACCCGCGGGCGTGCTGCTGGACGATCTGCTGGAGGCCATCCAGTACGAGCGCTATCTGTACGAGCTGTTCGAGGAACGGCCCGCGCAGACGCGCTGGCAGAACGTGCTGGAGCTGACGGGCTGGCTCAAGCGCAAGGCCGAAGAGGACAACATGACGCTCTTCGACCTGGTGCAGCACGTGGCGCTGGTCACCATGCTGGAGCGCGGCGAGGAAGAAGAACCCGACGCGGTGAAGATGTCCACGCTGCACGCGTCCAAGGGCCTGGAGTATCCGCACGTATACCTGGCGGGCGTGGAAGAAGGCTTGCTGCCTCACCTGGGCAAGGACGACGAAGTCGGCGATCCGGCGCGCGCGGCCGAGAACCTGGCCTCGCGCATCCAGGAGGAACGCAGGCTGATGTACGTGGGCATCACGCGCGCGCAGCGCAGCCTGAACCTGAGCTGGTGCAAGCGCCGGCGCCGGGCGCGCGAGGACCTGGTGCGCGAGCCTTCGCGCTTCATCGAGGAAATGGGCCTGGGCGACGTGCGCGTGCAGGAAGACGAGGCCACCGCCGCGATGAATCCCAAAGAACGCATGGCCATGCTCAAGGCGCTG